The genome window ttacccattaaagcggttatctttaccatcatcggaacagttgcccccccagagatatttgtcaggagccgccactgctgggaaaccaccagctaaaaccagcctgaccagcctggccaggctgggagaccacctaaaaccagctacttccagcttaaaccagctaagaccagccatccagcctaggctggttttagctttttttttttttttttttttttagcagggcatagagctcaactagagtgaccatcagcttcttggtcaccagtctaaccaaagcccttctctatCAATTGCCagaaggccagctctaggaagagacctagttgttccaaacttcgTTCAtgatggataatggaggctacatgcttctgtgaaccttcagtgcagcagatttttctCTGAACTTTTTCTCAAATCTGTGTCTTGACACAATCCTGTCTTTGAGCTCTACAGTCAGTTCTATTGGCCTCAGgccttggtttttgctctgatatgcattatcagctgttagaccttttattaagaggtgtgtgcctttcgaAATTATACTCAGTCAAATGATTTTGCCACAGATTAACGCCACTCCAATTGTAGTAGCATCTACtgtgatatgaatgctcctggGCTACATTTCAAGTgttccagaaaagggtatgaatacttatgcaatggaatcattttaattttctatttctaatacatttgcgaagttgttacaaacctgttttgtgctttgtcattatggtgtatggagtgtagactgatttgaaaaaaaggaatttaaagcagtttatcataaggctgcaacataacaaaatgtgtgaatactttcgcaaggcactgtagcatgttttatcatgatgcatgttgctagcatgttttagcacctTTCAGCACAATTCTAAGTCCTAAACTAGTTGCTAGGCTTTGGTAATTTGTCCATAATTGGGATCCATTAcagcagtcattcccaaaggcggggtcccgacccacaagtgggtcgcgggagattttgtatgggtcgccaagtcgagcactctttttcagtgcgctatatactcttgattaaaatgtatatgtgtagttcacctattagccggacgagggagctcgtcgttttcttcttctactgctttctttttttgttgttgttctttagctgcgctgtgcatcgcctgtttcacacatactccgtctgcagtgcttatgcgttgcgtattttttttcgcacccatgttaacggattggagcgttcacactgcacgcggttgctgtccagcagtacgtcccagaagcagtgcgtttgcagcagagcagcgatcatttcggcagagtctattttttgctgtgctgcaagcgctgaattaaagtgacagcgcattgttcgctgtaaaaatgaacatggattgacacgaaaatgtcccataaatgcatataaatgaaatccactgtttcacagtcaacacatggctttttggctaggtttaaaataagcaaaaatgcagttttaaagaaaaagggaacataatacgtgcacttgtccaggtagaaaagttctttaaaaggattgtttttaataaagatttaatgcgaaagaaaagcatgagagccgactgtttctgtctgtggtaagttttaattaaaatattttttgatagcccaatttttaattaaaaaaatgaagatatagcctccctatgttgtgtttaaatgtgttgcaacttgcttgagcaacttaatatacaaatctagaagtcaagtgcattgaataatacgttgtttttattgaatttaaacgtgaatatgtctgttattgtattagtttactgtgataaaagaggatcacaatgctgaaaaagcactttttgatttcatatcaaaataacggataaatattgtgtttgtggtaaacaacattttctgcaaatctgcagtttacttaaataaaaaaaatgtgctttgtcaaatatctgtatctcttttaaatagttaagtggaagcatgaccttaaaaatggtcatacatattttgttaatgcataaattctcttcgtgatatatgaactatatgggcctaatgtttattgggtcacaaggatttatcgactttaaaatgtgggtccccagaaaaaaagtttgggaaacactgcatTACAGCATACCAAGTCAGAATATTCTGAAAGTCTGTGTTGAGTTTGGTGGTCATGACTTAAAAGTTCTAATGCGGCCTAATAGTTttggtctcagaagaagaagCACAAATAATAGATCAGCAGGTTGGCATTATTAAGCGTTTGTTTGGCCATCTGACAACAAGTGATCTAGCACAGCCATTGGTGCCACCTTGAAAAAAGTAGATTCATGACATTCCTGACGACTTTTACCTCGAGTGCCGTCTGATTGAAGAGAGTGATGAACTGAGCGGTAAGGAGAACCACCACCTCCTCCCTCAGAAActctacagagagagagagaaaacgctATAGATCTCAGGCATTTCAAAGCTGCCAAGACAGGATTGAATATAATGGAGATatctaccacacacacacacagacacacacacacacactgcaatcGCACAGCAAAGACAGAATGAGTTGATCGATAAAGCTTTTTCAGGCCACTACTCTCTCAGATTAGCACCTCAGATACAACAAAGTAGGAATCAATGCCACACCAACTCAAAATTCTCTGCCAAAAAAAACCCACACAGCACTTTTGTCATTTGACAACAAACTCTGGGCTTTACCTTGACTAGCACTGAAGTTTTCAAAGGGGTCAGAAGTGTCAAGAGAGGGGGAATCTGGAGGAGAAGGTGGGAATTCAGATGCAAGCTGGGTCTCAGTCTGTTCTGGATTGAGCGAGCCATACGAATCTTCTGCTGCAGGCCTGTGTTCATCTTCCAGACTCATGAGGGGCTCATCTTCTTCACCTCTGACCTCTCTGAGGGGCATGTTCTGCTCAGGGAAGGAGTCCAGTGGTGGGATGTCCCAGTACAGGACCATTACAGCAAACTGCATAAGCACCCACATCCCGCACATGAAGATCTAGACCAAAAAGAGTCAGCAAGCTTGAAATAAACATACCAAATTACATAAAAGggcttaaaaaataataacaatctcAATTGTAGAACAATTGTATTTTTATGGAATTTCCATTTTAAATGGAACCTTACTGTGaagtgttaccattttatttggttatttaattatattttattgttacattttttttgttatacGCAAAGTAATCTTAATattgtataaattatatattaaataatatatcagTATTTCTTGCACATTGCATAAATTGCATTTTGTGCACAATCACATTTCTGCTGTGTCAGTCATAATGTGCAATATGTGTTTGAGAATTCAACACTTTCAGAAAAAATGCTTGGTccgtaccttttcaaaaggtacacttCTGTACTTTATTTACCCTAAAAAGGTGCATATAAGTATCATacaggtacatattagtaccttaaatgTACATATTTTCACCTTATGAAAAAGTTCCACctgagtgacagcttttgtacctctttttctgagagtgtaagAAATGAGCCAAACCAGACTTACCCCAGGTGAGGTGTACTTATTTACTACAAATGGACCCAGTTTGAAATCACACAACCTTAGAAAGATATTGAAAGCAGGACCTGAAAGTAAAAATGCACATtgtctaaatattaaatatttaaaaagtacttTTTGCCACTTATTATGTGGTAGAACTCTCACTCACCGATCAGAAGTCCAGCCTGACGGCATGCCATGACAGCAGCAAAGACTCTAGCTCGCTCATCAGGGAGAGTAGTGCGTGTGAGGAACCCAAAAATGGAGGAACCAGCTCCTGCTCCAATACCTGATTGAAGAATGAAGTAGTGTATTTGTGGTGTACTCAGCATTCATGGAAATATAGATAGCtttgatttgtattttttaactacatataatatatacatagaaattatattttgcatacaGAAAATGTATACagttgtacttttaaaaaaaaatatgcatttaatttcaaattacaaaattacatacagttgaagtcaaaagtttacatacaccttgcagaatctgcaaaatgtaaacttttataccaaaataaaagggatcatacaaaatgcatgtttacatatagtccacaagagaaaataatagttgaatttataaaaattaccccactcaaaagtttacatccccttgccTCAGCtgcgtttttttgtttagtgatagttgttcatgagtcccttgtttgtcctgaacagttaaactgccagctgttattcagaaaaatccttcagttcacacaattctttttttgtgtatttgaactcttaacaacgactgtatgattttgagatccatctttttacactgaggacaactgagggactcatatgcaactattacagaaagttcaaacactcactgatgtttcagaagaaaacagaatgcattaagatccagggggtataaacttttgaacagaagatgtgtaaatttttcttattttgcctaaatatcataagtATAATAAGTCAGCTCATGAAACTTCATCCCTGCTACAATTTCTTCTCAATAGCTTTTTTTAAAGCTCTTTTGACTTGACTATATCTGCTActtaacttcagcacatgcatgggctacaATACATTTATGTATGTGCAACAACTCAAGCTAATTCAATTTTGTTATAGAGTTTTCAAAGGTATTATTGTGTTTTAACACAATTGTGTTCCTTACCATACAAATAAGTCACTTTAAACTTCAATATTGAATAGGTATTGaataatacaaacaaaaaatatacatatatatattattataactcaaaaatattacattagcaCTTTTATTAAGATACCAAACTGTTACAGATGCAATTTTTGAAAAACTCCTATATATTTGTAAATGATTCCAGTCTCTTgggggttgaatacttttgattgGAATCGTTCCtgtgtgtgtatattttatattatatattttatatactgtattataCATAATAGATTTATACATCTTCAAATTCTTGTGTCTGGTCAGGATGATTCAACGCTGCATTGCAGTAATTACAATCTAATGAGAATCATCAATCAAACAAGAGATCTCTCTGTTAGTATCTGTCTGATGTCTCAAATTACATTAATGTTGATGGTTTGCACCACAGGAACAGGGGCgttcacaaacaaacaaaactcaCTGGGACTAAAATAATGCAACTTCAAAATCCTCACCTGCAACAAGACGGCTAGACAGAAGAAGCCATTTTGAATATCCCATGAAATACATGAAGTTCCCTATAAGACAAGTGTGTTGCAATGAGCAAGTCAAAGAACAAGGGATATCTCATCTATTTCAAAACCCACATCACACATCTTCATTTTTCAGTACTGACCCACAATTTCAAACACATTGGAGAAGAGGATGATGCTCTTTGTAGTTCTGGTCTTGTCTGACCAGTGGCCAAACATTGGACCAGATACCAGCCCACTGAAGCTGAACGCAGATAAACCCAAGCCGAGAAAATAAGGTGGTGCCTCTAATAACTGCAgatatctccatatagtgggcagAATGACAGCTGAGAGAAAGAGAAGACAATTTAAACTGTAGATGTGCAAAATACAATCAATACATTCATGGTTTACACATTAATACAGTTTAAGGCTTTCTTGAGGATATTAAGCACTATCGATTTAAACAAGCAATCTTGCTGCATGGATTTTTTTTGGTATTagggagaaaaaagaaaaaagaaaaaagaaaagaaaagaaaagaaaagaaaagaaaagaaaagaaaagaaaagaaaagaaaagaaaagaacttGTCACATACACTTACCATATTCCACGCCACTCAAAAGAAATATCAATCCAATAGTCAGAAAAGACAGTTTCCTTTTTTGCTTGTAATCCATCGTAGTGTTTCTGTAGGTTATTTTCTCAGCGCTTGATCATTCCTCTTCCTCATGGCCCAATTATTGTAATGAGAAGGATGATGTTCCCCATTACTGGCTCTGGTATGTAACCTCGTCTTACTGTAGGCTATATCTCTTTTTTGTGGGTCATGACAAATTTATCGTTTAGCTAAAGAAAAACCATAAACCATGTGGTTCTGGCAAGATTAGCAAAAGCTAGGGAAAATTCAGGTTTAAAGATTTTACACAAACAAGTTGCTGCTGTTCAATGGATCCCTTTTCCTTGAATATGATCATTCAGGTCACCCTCATGCGTCGAAGATAAATGTAGTATAATTTGCCTCCTCATTGATGCAGCATTGAAGATAAACGGGGTTCAGACACTTCCAGGAGTCTCTGTACACAGAACAAGCACCAGAGATCTAGTATTACCTGTGGGCTTGTATCTATTATTTATTGTGTTCAGGTAAAGTGGACTGTAATTCTACTCCCTTAAAGCTGTATGTTCAAAGTTTATTAGAGAAATTCAGCTAATTTCCTCACTgacaatatatttattaattccgATTACACTCCATGACAACTTAATTAATTAGTCATTAACAGACATTACTGTTTTTTATTATAGCACCACTAACAAAACATACTAGGGTATTACAATAATGTTTTGACATGTACTGTACATTAGAGACTTGTGTAATTATCTATGGTTATCATTCAGTACAATGATATATCAaagtaccatggttttaccatctGATACCATCAAGGTATCTCCTATGTACATCTTATAATACAATAGTTTGATTAATATGCATATATTTGTATTTGAATGTACCTTTCCGTGTGAAAAAGGAGTGTGCTTATTTGTATTAAATGTGCACTTATCCACCTAATTTTTTCCTGCAAGAGAAGGCACGACCATTTCTAAACTTTATGAGGTGGATAGTGtaattcttaaaggggtcatcggatgcccattttccacaagttgatatgattctttagggtcttaatgagaagtctataacatactttggttaaaatttgtcaatggtagtgtaaaaaacaattattatttttttttaccttgtcaaaatcagccctttttagagcgagctattatgttgcatgttcctttaaatgctaatgagctctgctcactccgcccctctctgcagtggcaTGACAAGccgtgatgtttactttagctgaatgtagccgcgtttagctgcaaagcttgctaactagcacattatcaagaaaagccatttgcaaagatgcataaaaaacccttttactcacttctgctgtgggtgaagctgcatcacgaatgattcgcacgaacatagaagCTTATGTACATctggatcagcgctttcctttccaaaacgaaagtaacgttaatcctctgcgtcttcagaggctcagatgtcgggagtaaatgactattATGTTCATTATTAAAATCTAACAACATAAcacctcaatcggagacattcttgtcttctcctgcacctgagtcacacaatggcgatcagagtgggactgtttcagctcggtgagggcgggtctaaggtaaggcgctcatgtcaatcaactatcgtgggagtggcctttGTCGGTGTATCATTACTCCGGTAAGAAGCTGAGAATTACCTGATTTTGAAAAGGGGATATtccttttaaagattaaaaaataccactgggtggatttttatcattttagggtggttgtgtacacaaactgccaacacacattaatgttcaaacaacatgtacaagtgagttttgcatctgatgacccctttaaaagtttatttaaaaaaaatggtactTACAGATTATATAATATTCATGCAATAAAAAGCTACTTAAAGAGAGCATGCTTTCATGACTGTTTCTTGCTTTAGAAAAGTACACTTTTTTGATTTGATAACTAaagttgtatttattatttttattattacatgtatttgctcatttatttattgttcaaTCTGAAGtatttttaaatgtactaaatgtctttctaaaatgtttaactacaaatatatttaaacacaTGACATGACTGTacaagatttaataaaaaattaaaccattagtaa of Garra rufa chromosome 10, GarRuf1.0, whole genome shotgun sequence contains these proteins:
- the mfsd8l2 gene encoding major facilitator superfamily domain-containing protein 8, whose amino-acid sequence is MDYKQKRKLSFLTIGLIFLLSGVEYAVILPTIWRYLQLLEAPPYFLGLGLSAFSFSGLVSGPMFGHWSDKTRTTKSIILFSNVFEIVGNFMYFMGYSKWLLLSSRLVAGIGAGAGSSIFGFLTRTTLPDERARVFAAVMACRQAGLLIGPAFNIFLRLCDFKLGPFVVNKYTSPGIFMCGMWVLMQFAVMVLYWDIPPLDSFPEQNMPLREVRGEEDEPLMSLEDEHRPAAEDSYGSLNPEQTETQLASEFPPSPPDSPSLDTSDPFENFSASQEFLREEVVVLLTAQFITLFNQTALETMVTPLTQKYFGFGELGNSVMYSLCGVEVIAGFFLVRWLSRVLEDRVVLAVGLLICSGACVWCLIFLANPQGGFAFELIEFIIGVFLQLLGLPFVAVSQVSLFSKVTAEKTQGFSQGVRRSVGGLATILGPLWAGGLIGNLYVMLGMMMLLLTLIMIMMVLSYEKLVEPPRVEHAQDSENGG